The following are from one region of the Calypte anna isolate BGI_N300 chromosome 13, bCalAnn1_v1.p, whole genome shotgun sequence genome:
- the PDLIM4 gene encoding LOW QUALITY PROTEIN: PDZ and LIM domain protein 4 (The sequence of the model RefSeq protein was modified relative to this genomic sequence to represent the inferred CDS: inserted 1 base in 1 codon), producing the protein MSHSVVLRGPSPWGFRLVGGKDFSAPLTISRINPGSKAAVANLCPGDVILAINGEHTENMTHLEAQNKIKXCMDQLLLSVNRAEGRSWSPPLLEDGKAQAYRINVEPEPQDNGPAQARRSMPPLDKQQMLSMQHPHPPRLHGTSGSESALPAQLSGLHIAPPTSLDPFKSLPRNRNGIDVESDVYKMLQDYEKPISEPKQSGSFRYLQGMLEAGENGEKQLERLSNPRHIKAGGSKLGSAIPGLQLLPECTRCGNGIVGTIVKARDKLYHPECFMCADCGLNLKQRGYFFIEEQLYCETHAKERVKPPEGYDVVAVYPNAKVELV; encoded by the exons ATGTCCCACTCGGTGGTCCTGCGTGGTCCTTCGCCCTGGGGGTTCCGTCTGGTAGGCGGCAAAGACTTCAGCGCCCCGTTAACCATCTCCAGG ATTAACCCTGGCAGTAAAGCTGCTGTGGCCAACCTGTGCCCAGGAGATGTCATTCTGGCAATTAATGGGGAACACACAGAGAACATGACCCACCTGGAGGCACAGAACAAGATCA GCTGCATGgaccagctgctgctctctgtcaACAG aGCTGAAGGGAGGAGCTGGTCACCACCTCTCCTGGAAGATGGGAAAGCTCAGGCGTATCGGATCAACGTTGAGCCAGAGCCCCAG gaCAATGGACCTGCCCAGGCCCGGAGATCAATGCCCCCCCTGGACaagcagcagatgctgagcaTGCAGCACCCTCACCCCCCCCGGCTCCACGGGACCAGCGGTTCCGAGTCGGCgctgccagcccagctcagtGGGCTCCACATTGCTCCCCCCACCAG CCTCGACCCCTTCAAGTCTCTCCCCAGGAACAGGAATGGGATTGATGTGGAGTCAGATGTCTACAAGATGCTTCAGGATTATGAAAAACCCATTTCAGAACCCAAACAGTCCGGATCCTTCCGGTACCTGCAGGGCATGTTGGAGGCTGGGGAGAATG GTGAGAAACAACTGGAGAGGCTGAGCAACCCCCGGCACATCAAAGCTGGAGGCTCCAAGTTGGGCAGTGccatccctgggctgcagctgctccccGAGTGCACCCGCTGTGGGAACGGCATCGT gGGCACCATCGTCAAAGCCCGGGACAAACTTTACCACCCCGAGTGCTTCATGTGCGCTGACTGCGGGCTGAACCTCAAGCAGAGGGGTTATTTCTTCATCGAGGAGCAGCTCTACTGCGAGACACACGCCAAGGAGAGGGTGAAACCCCCCGAGGGATACGACGTGGTGGCTGTCTATCCAAACGCCAAAGTGGAACTGGTTTAA